Genomic DNA from Bacillota bacterium:
GACGAGCCCGATCTTGCCTTCCCTGCGGGCGCCCGTGAACGCGCCCCCCTCGTAACCGAACAGCTCGGACTCGAGCAAGGATTCGGGTATCGCCCCGCAGTTGATCTTCATGAACGGGCCGTCACGCCGCCTCGACCTGAGGTGTATGGTCTTCGCCAGCACCTCCTTGCCGACCCCGGATTCACCGAGTATCAGCACTGTGGAGTCAACCCTCGCCACTCGAGCCGCCAGATCCAGCGCCTTCCGCATCTCGGCGCTCTGGGCGACCACGTGACCGACGTCCAATTGCTGCGACCGGAGTTCCTGGAGCTCCGAGTAGTATCGTTCGCTCAGTCTCATGGTCTCCTCCAGCTGGGTCTTGAGGTTCTCCAGCTCCGTGAGGTCGCGGACGTTGGTGACGACGCCGACGATGTTCCCCCACTCGTCGTATATGGGGTTACCGGTGACGATTACGCTCTTGCCCGTAGGCCTTATCTCCTGCATGATCGTCACCGACTTTTTCTCCCTGAGGACGATCAGCGTCACAGACTGGTCGAAGAAGCCCGCGTCGACCAGGTCCTTCATGTGACGGCCCAGGACTTGCCGGCGCTTGAGACCGGTTATCCGCTCGTAACCGGAGTTCACCCTGGTGGTTACGCCCTTGCCGTCGGTAACGTAAATCCCGTCGAAGCTCGACTCGATGATGGCGTCGAGCTCCTTGGATATCATCTTGTACGATTGCAGCTCCTTGCTGATAGATTCCAGTTCGGAGACGTCCTGAAATATGCCGACCGCGCCGACGACGCGGCCGTCCGATGCGAATATGGGAGTCCTGTTAGTGATGCACAGCCTGTCGTTGACGAATAATTTGCCACCCACCTGCGACTGGCCGGTTTTCAGCACCTCGGGGAGGCCCGTGGTGGGAATGATCTCGGTGATGTGCTTACCCAGGACCTCCGCCGCAGGTTTCCCCACCAGCCTCTCAGCGGCTGAGTTGAATATGGTGATCAGGCCACGGTCGTCGATGGCGACGATACCGTTGTGCGCCGACTCGAGTATCGCCTGGAACTGGGCGCGGCGTGCCGCCTCGGTGGGGATCTCGCCGTGTGGGGTCGCGGGTGGATTCCCGATAAAATCCTCACCGGGTTGGCGCATCCCCGAAGGATTCAGCGCCATCGTCGTGTTCGGCTGATGCTTGTTCATTCGCGAGCTCTCACCTACCTGGCTTCGCCTATTGCTTCCGTAT
This window encodes:
- a CDS encoding sigma 54-interacting transcriptional regulator translates to MRQPGEDFIGNPPATPHGEIPTEAARRAQFQAILESAHNGIVAIDDRGLITIFNSAAERLVGKPAAEVLGKHITEIIPTTGLPEVLKTGQSQVGGKLFVNDRLCITNRTPIFASDGRVVGAVGIFQDVSELESISKELQSYKMISKELDAIIESSFDGIYVTDGKGVTTRVNSGYERITGLKRRQVLGRHMKDLVDAGFFDQSVTLIVLREKKSVTIMQEIRPTGKSVIVTGNPIYDEWGNIVGVVTNVRDLTELENLKTQLEETMRLSERYYSELQELRSQQLDVGHVVAQSAEMRKALDLAARVARVDSTVLILGESGVGKEVLAKTIHLRSRRRDGPFMKINCGAIPESLLESELFGYEGGAFTGARREGKIGLVEMAAGGTLFLDEVGELSTNLQVKLLRLLQEREIMKVGGSKEIQVDTRIIAATNRDLKKMVDEGRFREDLYYRLNVVMVRIPPLRERRDDIPPLVLNLLARLNSKYGLDKRISPRAMDRLIQYHWPGNVRELENVVEQAVVLTEGDVIEPESLPAAIISATSGPTGNAAPVSYRATMREAEKSLLLHALTTWGNPTKAAEALGMHRTTFIRKAARHKLNVPGEGRIVHI